A DNA window from Deltaproteobacteria bacterium GWC2_65_14 contains the following coding sequences:
- a CDS encoding benzoyl-CoA reductase subunit A, producing the protein MRTFIGIDLGSTTTKALLMDENQLVLGRGITNSRSNYDVAATVSKQEAKIGARFTLFRQAVGNGRGGERLLEVLERSFRLEQFLSGLRQLEESCELHLGDPRFRDRKGALRDALASVFRRLLEEAPAIYAPGAARKSDFFRDIAGSRFMSLAEPVGRDSGVGFETLLNIYDKSILDVERTIPSDDTIAGQMAQALARTFQEPDRAGVRHEEARTALEQSLSVGLEETFVVGTGYGRVRLPFPKEHIRSEILCHGLGAHMMFPGTRTVLDIGGQDTKGIQVDGNGIVTSFQMNDRCAAGCGRYLGYIADEMKIGLHELGPIAMEATRSIRINSTCTVFAGAELRDRLALGEARADILAGLHRAIILRAMSILSRSGGVTNEFTFTGGVAKNEAAVKELRQLVRENYGEITINISPDSIYTGALGGAAFARRAVPGGTRGARA; encoded by the coding sequence ATGCGCACCTTCATCGGAATCGACCTGGGATCGACCACCACCAAGGCGTTGCTCATGGACGAGAACCAGTTGGTTCTGGGCCGCGGGATCACGAACTCCCGCTCCAACTACGACGTCGCCGCCACGGTCTCCAAGCAGGAGGCCAAGATCGGCGCCCGGTTCACCCTGTTCCGCCAGGCCGTGGGCAACGGCCGGGGGGGCGAGCGGCTGCTGGAGGTCCTGGAGCGCAGCTTCCGGCTGGAGCAGTTCCTCTCCGGGCTGCGGCAGCTGGAGGAGAGCTGCGAGCTCCATCTCGGGGACCCCCGCTTCCGGGACCGGAAGGGGGCGCTCCGGGATGCGCTGGCCTCGGTGTTCCGGCGGCTCCTGGAGGAGGCGCCGGCGATCTACGCGCCGGGGGCCGCCCGGAAATCCGACTTCTTCCGCGACATCGCCGGGTCCCGCTTCATGAGCCTCGCCGAGCCGGTGGGCCGGGATTCTGGAGTCGGCTTCGAGACCCTGCTGAACATCTACGACAAGTCGATCCTCGACGTGGAGAGGACCATCCCGTCGGACGACACCATCGCCGGACAGATGGCGCAGGCCCTCGCGCGCACCTTCCAGGAACCGGACCGAGCGGGGGTCCGCCATGAGGAGGCCCGCACCGCCCTCGAGCAGTCGCTTTCCGTCGGCCTCGAGGAGACCTTCGTGGTCGGCACCGGCTACGGCCGGGTCCGGCTCCCCTTTCCCAAGGAGCATATCCGCTCGGAGATCCTCTGCCACGGCCTCGGGGCGCACATGATGTTCCCCGGGACCCGCACGGTGCTCGACATCGGCGGGCAGGACACCAAGGGGATCCAGGTGGACGGGAACGGCATCGTCACCAGCTTTCAGATGAACGACCGCTGCGCCGCCGGCTGCGGGCGCTACCTGGGCTACATCGCCGACGAGATGAAGATCGGGCTCCACGAGCTGGGTCCCATCGCCATGGAGGCGACCCGGTCGATCCGGATCAACTCCACCTGCACCGTGTTCGCCGGCGCCGAACTGCGCGACCGGCTCGCCCTGGGGGAGGCCCGCGCCGACATCCTGGCCGGGCTGCACCGGGCGATCATCCTGCGGGCCATGTCGATCCTCTCCCGCTCCGGCGGGGTGACGAACGAGTTCACCTTCACCGGCGGCGTCGCCAAGAACGAGGCGGCGGTCAAGGAGCTGCGGCAGCTGGTCCGGGAGAACTACGGGGAGATCACGATCAACATCAGCCCCGATTCGATCTACACCGGCGCCCTCGGCGGGGCGGCCTTCGCCCGCCGCGCGGTCCCCGGGGGCACACGGGGAGCACGCGCATGA
- a CDS encoding acyl-CoA dehydrogenase yields the protein MAATTELTDYMGFQELLTPEEKLVRETARHFVNEEVLPIIDRHAQEETFPGHLIRPMGELGFFGPTLPEKYGCSEISNVGYGLLMYELERGDSGLRSFASVQGSLVMYPIHAYGSEAQKDFWLPKMATGEAIGCFGLTEPDFGSNPGGMRTHAVREKDGRWRINGSKMWITNGSIADVAVVWAKTGDGIRGFLVEKGTPGFTAPQMKGKWSLRASVTSELILEDVLVDEERSLLPKAKGLKGPLSCLTQARYGIAWGALGAADACYQTALEYAKDRIQFDKPIASFQLQQRKLAEMVTEITKGQLLALYLGRRKDQGTCTFAQVSMAKMNNVRIALEAARTARTILGANGIMGEYPIMRHANNLESVSTYEGTDDMHTLIIGEQITGISAFR from the coding sequence ATGGCCGCGACCACCGAGCTGACCGACTACATGGGCTTCCAGGAGCTGCTGACCCCGGAGGAGAAGCTGGTGCGGGAGACCGCCCGGCACTTCGTGAACGAGGAAGTGCTGCCGATCATCGACCGTCACGCCCAGGAGGAGACCTTCCCCGGGCACCTGATCCGGCCGATGGGGGAGCTGGGGTTCTTCGGCCCCACCCTTCCCGAGAAGTACGGCTGCTCCGAAATCTCCAACGTGGGCTACGGATTGCTGATGTACGAGCTCGAGCGCGGCGACTCCGGCCTGCGCAGCTTCGCCTCCGTCCAGGGGTCGCTGGTCATGTATCCGATCCACGCCTACGGAAGCGAGGCGCAGAAGGACTTCTGGCTCCCGAAAATGGCGACCGGCGAGGCGATCGGCTGCTTCGGGCTTACCGAGCCCGATTTCGGCTCCAACCCCGGCGGGATGCGAACCCACGCAGTGCGGGAGAAGGACGGCCGGTGGCGGATCAACGGCTCGAAGATGTGGATCACGAACGGGAGCATCGCCGACGTGGCCGTGGTCTGGGCGAAGACCGGCGACGGGATCCGAGGCTTCCTGGTGGAGAAAGGCACTCCCGGCTTCACCGCCCCGCAGATGAAGGGGAAGTGGAGCCTGCGCGCCTCGGTGACCTCGGAACTGATCCTCGAGGACGTCCTCGTCGACGAGGAGAGGAGCCTGCTGCCGAAGGCGAAGGGGCTGAAAGGCCCCTTGAGCTGCCTGACCCAGGCGCGCTACGGGATCGCCTGGGGGGCGCTGGGGGCCGCCGACGCCTGCTACCAGACCGCCCTCGAGTACGCCAAGGACCGGATCCAGTTCGACAAGCCGATCGCCTCCTTCCAGCTGCAACAGCGCAAACTCGCGGAGATGGTCACAGAGATCACCAAGGGGCAGCTGCTCGCGTTGTACCTGGGACGGCGCAAGGACCAGGGAACCTGCACCTTCGCCCAGGTCTCCATGGCGAAGATGAACAACGTCCGGATCGCGCTCGAGGCGGCCCGCACCGCGCGCACCATCCTCGGGGCGAACGGCATCATGGGCGAGTACCCGATCATGCGGCACGCGAACAACCTGGAATCGGTCTCCACCTACGAGGGGACCGACGACATGCACACCCTGATCATCGGGGAGCAGATCACCGGGATCTCCGCCTTCCGGTAA
- a CDS encoding 3-oxoadipyl-CoA thiolase: MREAYLCDAVRTPIGRYGGSLSGVRTDDLAAHPIQALMRRNAAVDWSRVDDVMYGCANQAGEDNRNVARMAGLLAGLPVEVPGVTFNRLCGSGMDAVGAASRAIRTGEADLIVAGGVESMSRAPFVMSKGAAPFDRNVEMHDTTIGWRFVNLILKDQYGIESMGETAENVAGQYRISRGDQDAYAFSSQQRAARAMSEGRLAEEIEPVVLPQRKGDAVVVDRDEHPRPDTTLEALARLKPAFRANGTVTAGTSSGVNDGACALLVASERGAKEHGLTPWARIVSVAVAGVPPRIMGIGPVPASRKALALAGLTLERMEVVEMNEAFAAQVLAGMRELGLPDDAPHVNPNGGAIALGHPLGMSGARLVATALYQLRRTGGRYALCTMCIGVGQGIAMILERV; encoded by the coding sequence ATGCGCGAAGCGTATCTTTGTGATGCCGTACGGACCCCGATCGGCAGGTATGGGGGGAGCCTGTCCGGAGTGCGGACGGACGACTTGGCCGCGCATCCGATCCAGGCGCTGATGCGGCGCAATGCCGCCGTCGACTGGAGCCGGGTGGACGACGTGATGTACGGCTGCGCCAACCAGGCCGGGGAGGACAACCGCAACGTCGCCCGGATGGCGGGGCTACTGGCCGGTCTCCCCGTGGAGGTGCCGGGGGTGACCTTCAACCGCCTCTGCGGCTCCGGGATGGACGCGGTGGGAGCCGCCTCCCGGGCGATCCGCACGGGAGAGGCGGACCTGATCGTGGCCGGGGGGGTGGAGAGCATGTCGCGCGCCCCCTTCGTGATGAGCAAGGGGGCCGCCCCCTTCGACCGCAACGTCGAGATGCACGACACCACCATCGGCTGGCGCTTCGTGAACCTTATATTGAAAGACCAGTACGGGATCGAGTCGATGGGGGAGACCGCGGAGAACGTGGCCGGGCAGTACCGGATCTCGCGCGGGGACCAGGATGCCTACGCCTTCTCCAGCCAGCAGCGGGCCGCCAGGGCCATGTCGGAGGGACGGCTCGCGGAGGAGATCGAGCCGGTCGTCCTTCCGCAGCGCAAGGGGGACGCCGTGGTCGTGGACCGGGACGAGCACCCCCGGCCCGACACCACGCTGGAGGCGCTGGCGCGGCTGAAGCCGGCCTTCCGTGCGAACGGGACGGTGACCGCGGGGACCTCCTCGGGGGTGAACGACGGGGCCTGCGCCCTGCTGGTCGCCTCGGAGAGGGGGGCGAAGGAGCACGGCCTGACGCCCTGGGCCCGGATCGTCTCCGTGGCGGTCGCCGGGGTGCCTCCGCGGATCATGGGGATCGGGCCGGTACCGGCCTCCCGGAAGGCATTGGCGCTCGCCGGCCTCACGCTGGAGCGGATGGAGGTCGTCGAGATGAACGAGGCATTCGCCGCGCAGGTGCTCGCCGGGATGCGGGAGCTGGGCCTTCCCGACGACGCGCCCCACGTGAACCCCAACGGTGGGGCCATCGCCCTGGGGCACCCGCTGGGAATGAGCGGCGCCCGGTTGGTCGCCACCGCCCTCTACCAACTGCGGCGGACCGGGGGCCGCTACGCCCTCTGCACCATGTGCATCGGCGTGGGGCAGGGGATCGCGATGATCCTGGAGCGGGTCTGA
- a CDS encoding 6-oxocyclohex-1-ene-1-carbonyl-CoA hydrolase produces MATTDEIIARTAPSKLVDHNLIDREVESLCDGMVRYEKRPARRRDGSAAEGLVNAWIVLNNPKQYNSYTTDMVKALILAFRRASVDREVNAVVFTGTGDRAFCTGGNTKEYAEYYAGNPQEYRQYMRLFNDMVSAILACDKPVICRVNGMRIGGGQEIGMACDFTVAQDLANFGQAGPKHGSAAIGGATDFLPVMIGCEQAMVSGTLCEPFSAHKAARLGIVTDLVPALKVDGRFVPNPTVITDRMLDEYGRIVHGEFRSGADYKEGLARIKAGETDLSLLDQKVEELCAKLIETFPECLTKSLEELRKPKLDAWNANKENSRAWLALNMMNEARAGFRAFNEGTRETGREIDFVKLRQGLARGIPWTEELVESLMPGAKR; encoded by the coding sequence ATGGCCACCACAGACGAGATCATCGCCAGGACCGCGCCGTCCAAACTGGTCGACCACAACCTGATCGACAGGGAGGTGGAAAGTCTCTGCGACGGCATGGTCCGCTACGAGAAGCGGCCGGCCAGACGCCGCGACGGCTCGGCGGCGGAGGGGCTCGTAAACGCCTGGATCGTCCTGAACAACCCGAAGCAATACAACTCCTACACCACGGACATGGTCAAGGCGCTGATCCTGGCCTTCCGGCGCGCCTCGGTCGACCGCGAGGTGAACGCCGTGGTCTTCACCGGAACCGGCGACAGGGCCTTCTGCACCGGCGGCAACACCAAGGAGTACGCCGAGTACTACGCCGGCAACCCGCAGGAGTACCGCCAGTACATGCGGTTGTTCAACGACATGGTTTCGGCGATCCTCGCCTGCGACAAACCGGTGATCTGCCGGGTCAACGGGATGCGGATCGGCGGCGGGCAGGAGATCGGCATGGCCTGCGACTTCACCGTCGCACAGGACCTGGCCAATTTCGGCCAGGCCGGCCCGAAGCACGGCTCTGCGGCGATCGGCGGCGCCACCGACTTTCTCCCGGTCATGATCGGCTGCGAGCAGGCGATGGTCTCCGGGACCCTGTGCGAGCCGTTTTCGGCGCACAAGGCGGCCCGCCTCGGCATCGTCACCGACCTGGTCCCCGCCCTGAAGGTGGACGGCCGGTTCGTCCCGAACCCGACCGTGATCACCGACCGGATGCTCGACGAGTACGGCCGGATCGTGCACGGGGAGTTCCGGAGCGGCGCGGACTACAAGGAAGGGCTTGCCCGGATCAAGGCGGGCGAGACCGACCTCTCGCTGCTCGACCAGAAGGTCGAGGAGCTGTGCGCGAAACTGATCGAGACCTTCCCCGAGTGCCTGACCAAGAGCCTGGAGGAGCTGCGCAAGCCGAAGCTTGACGCCTGGAACGCCAACAAGGAGAACTCCCGCGCCTGGCTGGCGCTGAACATGATGAACGAGGCCCGCGCGGGTTTTCGCGCCTTCAACGAGGGGACCCGGGAGACGGGGCGCGAGATCGACTTCGTCAAACTGCGCCAGGGGCTGGCCAGGGGGATCCCCTGGACCGAGGAGCTGGTGGAGAGCCTGATGCCGGGAGCGAAGCGGTAA
- a CDS encoding ABC transporter ATP-binding protein has translation MLEASGLMVYYENMLALSNVGLAAEKGSVVGVFGSNSAGKSTLLYVLSGIILDIRKKEQMRGGERITLFGSIALDGEEITALPAHKRAARGIILCPERRRIFSESSVLENLRIGSYLAPRKYRNQDIEYVFSIFPHLKDHVHRQGGFLSGGEQQMLAIGRALMARPRILLLDEPLLGLSPAYQKIVIDSLQEIQADRGITIVVAEQYARPVIPVIHRGYIIENGNAILEGTRDELMNNPDVKSAYFGL, from the coding sequence ATGCTCGAGGCGTCCGGGCTGATGGTGTACTACGAGAACATGCTGGCGCTGAGCAATGTCGGCCTCGCGGCGGAAAAGGGCTCCGTGGTCGGGGTCTTCGGTTCCAACAGCGCCGGGAAGAGCACGCTCCTGTACGTCCTTTCGGGGATCATCCTGGACATCCGGAAGAAGGAACAGATGAGGGGCGGCGAGCGGATCACGCTGTTCGGGTCCATCGCCCTCGACGGGGAGGAGATCACCGCCCTCCCGGCGCACAAGCGGGCGGCCCGGGGGATCATCCTCTGCCCGGAGCGCAGGCGCATCTTCTCGGAGAGCTCGGTCCTCGAGAACCTGCGGATCGGCTCCTACCTCGCACCGCGGAAGTACCGGAACCAGGACATCGAATACGTCTTCAGCATCTTCCCGCACCTGAAGGACCATGTGCACCGCCAGGGCGGCTTCCTGAGCGGCGGGGAACAGCAGATGCTGGCCATCGGACGGGCGCTCATGGCAAGGCCGAGGATCCTGCTGCTGGACGAGCCGCTTCTGGGGCTGAGCCCCGCCTACCAGAAGATCGTGATCGATTCGCTGCAGGAGATCCAGGCGGACCGGGGGATCACCATCGTTGTCGCGGAACAATACGCGAGGCCGGTAATCCCGGTGATCCACCGGGGCTACATCATCGAGAACGGAAACGCGATTTTGGAAGGCACGAGGGACGAGCTGATGAACAACCCGGACGTGAAGTCCGCATATTTCGGGTTGTGA
- a CDS encoding AMP-dependent synthetase: MDKRYQGTTFGGFEESCRRYPDHTALVYLGERFRYSELHGLVDRFASGLLAIGVRPEERVLLYVRNCPQWVIANFAINKIGAVVVPVSPIYTSHELEYIVQDAEVSTVICLDTNYMYVREILGRTDLKRVIVTGLVDLVPFWKRAFGHLFDRIPVGKVQRSREIFTFREVLRRGRAAPPLIEIDPDEDLAYIMYTGGTTGFPKGVVGNHAGEVSYIRDMTDDVFHDHLLEGGSTILMVTPLFHIMAKGFAIATAFDKGNTLVLMPFPEPDAILDAIQRFAVDWMLGVPALYRNLLESDRIDLYALDSLRYCFSGGDVLPAEVMNSWEQRCGVPIYQVYGSTEVGHVTYSPLDRRPSPKTVGKPLRSRKCIVIDPETEEPLPQGDVGELAVTSEHIVKRYWNKPEETERSYRTIGGETFYRTGDLVRFTGEGEIEFVERSADIIKYKGYRISASEIEAVLQDHPTVVGACAVGVPDDVSGERIKAIVVLKQDAKGVGSADLIRWCRRSLASYKVPSYIEFRDMLPKSKVGKLLRREIREEERRKTRQP; the protein is encoded by the coding sequence ATGGACAAGAGGTATCAAGGGACGACATTCGGCGGGTTCGAGGAGTCCTGCAGGAGGTATCCGGACCATACGGCGCTCGTCTACCTGGGCGAGCGGTTCCGCTATTCGGAGCTCCACGGGCTGGTGGACCGGTTTGCTTCCGGACTGCTCGCGATCGGCGTGAGACCGGAAGAACGGGTCCTGCTCTACGTGCGGAACTGCCCGCAGTGGGTCATCGCGAATTTCGCGATCAACAAGATCGGCGCCGTCGTCGTTCCGGTGTCGCCCATCTACACCTCCCACGAGCTGGAGTACATCGTACAGGATGCCGAGGTATCGACGGTCATCTGCCTCGACACGAATTACATGTATGTCCGGGAGATCCTCGGCAGGACCGACCTGAAACGGGTCATCGTGACGGGGCTTGTCGACCTCGTTCCCTTCTGGAAGCGGGCGTTCGGGCACCTGTTCGACAGGATCCCGGTCGGGAAGGTGCAGCGGAGCAGGGAGATCTTCACCTTCCGGGAGGTCCTCCGGAGGGGGAGGGCGGCCCCCCCGCTCATCGAGATCGACCCGGACGAGGATCTTGCCTACATCATGTACACCGGCGGGACGACCGGCTTCCCCAAGGGAGTCGTGGGAAACCACGCCGGAGAGGTCTCCTACATCCGGGACATGACGGACGACGTGTTCCATGACCACCTGCTGGAGGGGGGGAGCACGATCCTCATGGTGACCCCCCTCTTCCACATCATGGCGAAGGGGTTCGCGATCGCAACGGCGTTCGACAAGGGGAACACGCTCGTCCTGATGCCATTCCCCGAGCCTGATGCCATCCTCGACGCGATTCAGAGATTCGCGGTGGACTGGATGCTGGGCGTGCCGGCCCTCTACCGGAACCTGCTGGAGAGCGACCGGATCGACCTGTACGCGCTGGACTCCCTCCGGTACTGCTTCAGTGGCGGCGACGTGCTGCCGGCGGAAGTGATGAACAGCTGGGAGCAGCGCTGCGGCGTCCCCATCTATCAGGTCTACGGATCGACGGAAGTGGGCCACGTGACGTACAGTCCCCTGGACAGGAGGCCGTCTCCCAAAACGGTGGGCAAGCCGCTCCGGTCGCGGAAATGCATCGTCATCGACCCCGAAACGGAGGAGCCGCTTCCGCAGGGCGACGTGGGTGAACTCGCGGTCACCTCCGAGCACATCGTGAAGCGCTACTGGAACAAGCCCGAGGAGACGGAACGGTCCTACAGGACGATCGGGGGCGAGACCTTCTACCGGACAGGCGACCTGGTGCGGTTCACCGGCGAAGGCGAGATCGAGTTCGTCGAGCGTTCCGCCGATATCATCAAATACAAGGGATACCGGATCTCCGCCTCCGAGATCGAGGCGGTGCTCCAGGACCATCCCACCGTCGTCGGAGCCTGCGCCGTCGGGGTGCCCGACGATGTGAGCGGCGAGCGGATCAAGGCCATCGTGGTGTTGAAGCAGGATGCCAAGGGGGTCGGAAGCGCCGATCTCATCCGGTGGTGCCGGCGCAGCCTGGCTTCCTACAAGGTGCCCAGCTATATCGAATTCCGGGACATGCTCCCCAAATCGAAGGTCGGAAAGCTGCTCCGGAGGGAAATCCGCGAGGAGGAGAGAAGGAAGACCCGGCAGCCGTGA
- a CDS encoding benzoyl-CoA reductase subunit B, which translates to MSQKKVVKSSSQRIQKEMISRNYDKITSGEHKVCSTFVPGNLNELLLCFDIVNNLPEINAIQNAMRKKSGDMILEAERAGHSEDVCTYVKADIGMMAKGNIAPNGKPFPDPDLLLLSYTGCFTFMKWFELLREQYQCPTVMLHVPYAADGKPTKNMRDYIVSQLRQEVIPLLERVSGIRFDIDRLRGYLRKSAAAEDDLVWMLEQAKRKPSPIDCYFGGVYYMGPIFTAFRGTDEAIEYYRMLREEIGERIALGLCAQTPEGDMPEENYRLVVEGPPNWTSFRDFWKMFYEAGAVVVASSYTKVGGVYDYDGFRHDPDHPLESLADYCLGVYTNRNLPVRVDMLSRNVLEYDADGLLINSIKSCNSFSAGQLVMMREIERRTGKPAAFIETDLVDPRYFSAANVKNRLESYFQMIDQKRRAGGSAKAGA; encoded by the coding sequence ATGAGCCAAAAGAAAGTCGTCAAGTCCTCGTCGCAGAGGATCCAGAAGGAGATGATCAGCCGCAACTACGACAAGATCACCTCCGGGGAGCACAAGGTCTGCTCGACCTTCGTCCCGGGCAACCTGAACGAGCTGCTCCTGTGCTTCGACATCGTGAACAACCTTCCGGAGATCAACGCCATCCAGAACGCCATGCGGAAGAAGTCGGGCGACATGATCCTGGAGGCGGAGCGGGCCGGGCACTCCGAGGACGTCTGCACCTACGTGAAGGCGGACATCGGCATGATGGCCAAGGGGAACATCGCCCCCAACGGGAAGCCGTTTCCCGACCCGGACCTGCTGCTCCTCTCCTACACCGGCTGCTTCACCTTCATGAAGTGGTTCGAGCTGCTCCGCGAGCAGTACCAATGTCCCACGGTGATGCTCCATGTCCCCTACGCCGCCGACGGGAAGCCGACGAAGAACATGCGGGACTACATCGTCTCGCAACTCCGGCAGGAGGTGATCCCGCTGCTGGAGCGGGTGTCGGGGATCCGCTTCGACATCGACCGGCTGCGCGGGTACCTGCGCAAGTCGGCCGCGGCCGAGGACGACCTGGTCTGGATGCTGGAGCAGGCCAAGCGGAAGCCCTCCCCCATCGACTGCTACTTCGGCGGCGTCTACTACATGGGGCCGATCTTCACCGCCTTCCGGGGCACCGACGAGGCGATCGAATACTACCGGATGCTCCGGGAGGAGATCGGGGAGCGGATCGCGCTGGGGCTGTGCGCCCAGACCCCCGAGGGGGACATGCCGGAGGAGAACTACCGGCTGGTGGTCGAGGGGCCGCCGAACTGGACCTCCTTCCGCGACTTCTGGAAGATGTTTTACGAGGCGGGGGCCGTGGTCGTCGCCAGCTCCTACACGAAGGTCGGCGGCGTCTACGACTACGACGGGTTCCGGCACGACCCGGACCATCCGCTGGAGAGCCTTGCCGACTACTGCCTCGGGGTCTACACGAACCGCAACCTCCCGGTCCGGGTCGACATGCTCTCGCGGAACGTCCTGGAGTACGACGCCGACGGCCTGCTGATCAACTCGATCAAGAGCTGCAACAGCTTCTCCGCAGGGCAGCTGGTCATGATGCGCGAGATCGAGAGGCGGACCGGAAAACCGGCGGCCTTCATCGAGACCGACCTGGTGGACCCGCGCTACTTCTCGGCGGCCAACGTGAAGAACCGGCTGGAGAGCTACTTCCAGATGATCGACCAGAAGCGGCGGGCCGGCGGCTCCGCGAAAGCCGGGGCGTAG
- a CDS encoding benzoyl-CoA reductase subunit D produces MSLTIGVDVGSGVIKTALFRVNGEQSEWLARWDARIRQREAFQLVGESLQSVLAEAGLSRDGIDYIATTGEGESYRGATGHFYSMTTHARGALYLNPDARAVLDIGALNGRAIRIDGRGKVLNYRMTSQCASGSGQFLENISRYLGIAQDEIGPLSRKSTKPEPVSSICAVLAETDVINMVSRSIAPSDILRGIHESMAERLTKLLKSIDVRDGVVMMTGGLALDTGLFQALQDGMERQGMSTRAATHPDSLYAGAIGAALWGAFRHRKLQEQGRLAKALHG; encoded by the coding sequence ATGAGCCTGACCATCGGCGTCGACGTCGGTTCGGGAGTCATCAAGACCGCGCTGTTCCGCGTGAACGGCGAACAGAGCGAGTGGCTCGCCCGCTGGGACGCGAGGATACGGCAGCGCGAGGCCTTCCAGCTCGTCGGGGAGTCGCTGCAGTCGGTGCTTGCGGAGGCCGGCCTCTCCCGGGACGGGATCGACTACATCGCCACCACCGGCGAGGGGGAGAGCTACCGGGGGGCCACCGGGCACTTCTACTCCATGACCACCCATGCCCGCGGCGCCCTCTACCTGAACCCCGACGCCCGCGCGGTGCTCGACATCGGGGCCCTGAACGGACGCGCCATCCGGATCGACGGCCGGGGGAAGGTGCTGAACTACCGGATGACCAGCCAGTGCGCCTCCGGCTCCGGCCAGTTCCTGGAGAACATCTCCCGCTATCTCGGGATCGCCCAGGACGAGATCGGCCCCCTCTCCCGGAAATCCACGAAGCCGGAGCCGGTCAGCAGCATCTGCGCGGTGCTGGCCGAAACCGACGTCATCAACATGGTGTCCCGCTCGATCGCCCCGAGCGACATCCTCCGCGGCATCCACGAGTCGATGGCCGAGCGGCTGACCAAGCTGCTCAAGTCGATCGACGTCCGGGACGGGGTCGTGATGATGACCGGGGGGCTGGCGCTCGACACCGGCCTCTTTCAGGCGCTGCAGGACGGGATGGAGCGGCAGGGGATGAGCACCCGGGCGGCGACCCATCCCGACTCCCTGTATGCCGGCGCCATCGGCGCCGCCTTGTGGGGGGCGTTCCGCCACCGGAAACTGCAGGAGCAGGGCCGCCTGGCGAAGGCGTTGCACGGATGA
- a CDS encoding benzoyl-CoA reductase subunit C, with translation MNPPSTPRTVQEIVSFCQELFDDLSFARAREWKEARPGRKVIGYMPVYVPREIVHAAGMLPLGILGGGADMEVIHGDAYYQSYICRIPRSTVELAVTGRLDFVDGMLFPSICDVIRNLSGIWQLLFQDKVVRYFDAPQNFRDEVGGRFYANELREMRDGLAKLAGREIADEEIRRSIAVYNENRLWVNRVYAFRAACPWKAPSAEVYLLMRAGMVLPPEEHTLLMRDYLAAAEAEDRPMRDNCRVILVGTFCEQPPLNLIKSLEMAGCYIVDDDLLLVHRWLLGEVPAAGDPVENLARAFLHQSAQTAAKYEVERTEKGRSLLESIRTLQADGVIFAAPSFCDPALLDQPMLVSRLEARKIPYITMQYAENSGQMQPIREQAGTFADSIKLWSAS, from the coding sequence ATGAACCCTCCCTCGACCCCCAGGACGGTCCAGGAAATCGTGTCGTTCTGCCAGGAGCTCTTCGACGACCTGAGCTTCGCCCGGGCGCGCGAATGGAAGGAGGCCCGCCCCGGCCGCAAGGTGATCGGGTACATGCCGGTCTACGTCCCGCGCGAGATCGTCCACGCCGCCGGCATGCTGCCGCTGGGAATCCTCGGGGGGGGCGCCGACATGGAGGTGATCCACGGCGACGCCTACTACCAGAGCTACATCTGCCGGATCCCCCGCTCGACCGTCGAGCTGGCGGTCACCGGAAGGCTGGACTTCGTCGACGGCATGCTCTTCCCCTCCATCTGCGACGTCATCCGGAACCTGAGCGGCATCTGGCAGCTCCTCTTCCAGGACAAGGTTGTCCGCTACTTCGACGCCCCGCAGAATTTCCGGGACGAGGTCGGCGGACGCTTCTACGCCAACGAGCTGCGGGAGATGCGGGACGGGCTCGCGAAGCTCGCCGGCCGGGAGATCGCGGACGAGGAGATCCGCCGCTCGATCGCGGTCTACAACGAGAACCGCCTCTGGGTGAACCGGGTCTACGCGTTCCGGGCCGCCTGCCCCTGGAAGGCCCCTTCCGCCGAGGTCTACCTGCTGATGCGGGCGGGGATGGTGCTTCCCCCGGAGGAGCATACCCTCCTGATGCGGGACTACCTGGCCGCCGCGGAGGCGGAGGACCGGCCGATGCGCGACAACTGCCGGGTGATCCTGGTCGGCACCTTCTGCGAGCAACCGCCGCTCAACCTGATCAAGTCGCTGGAGATGGCCGGCTGCTACATCGTGGACGACGATCTCCTCCTGGTCCACCGGTGGCTCCTGGGGGAGGTCCCCGCGGCGGGGGACCCCGTCGAGAACCTGGCCCGCGCCTTCCTGCACCAGTCCGCCCAGACGGCGGCGAAGTACGAGGTCGAGAGGACGGAGAAGGGACGGTCGCTGCTCGAGTCGATCCGCACCCTGCAGGCCGACGGCGTGATCTTCGCGGCGCCCAGCTTCTGCGACCCGGCGCTGCTCGACCAGCCGATGCTGGTCAGCCGCCTCGAAGCCCGGAAGATCCCCTACATCACGATGCAGTACGCCGAGAACTCGGGCCAGATGCAGCCGATCCGGGAGCAGGCCGGGACCTTCGCCGATTCCATCAAGCTGTGGAGCGCGTCATGA